One genomic segment of Kiritimatiella glycovorans includes these proteins:
- a CDS encoding efflux RND transporter permease subunit, whose protein sequence is MKNNPGGLIARFCTRHPRAVTLLMVKLALLLALLAALPTLWPEQFTGLAPLKVDTDPENMLPKDAEVRVYHDRMKETMSLNDMVVVGVVNEQDPDGVFNPDSLRRVYELTEYAKGLRWPAGDATNETVGVVPIDIIAPSTVDNIEQGEQPGVVRFEWLMQEPPATREEARAIRERAQDIPFLNGTLLSSDGKAVALYLPLTSKDMSSRVYDALQEKIATFDGPEQYHITGLPVAEDVFGVEMFKQMAISAPLAMLIIFLLMWFFFRKITLIISPMIVAVVCVIMTMGLLVATGNTVHIMSSMIPVFIMPIAVLDAVHILSEFFDRYQETRDRETTITRVMDSLFVPMLYTSITTAVGFGSLALVPIPPVQVFGIFVSFGVLMAWLWTITFIPAYIMFLKPSSLENFGAVHHGEQEHQGALSRVLRKTGRATFRYAKPVLAGVVVLSAVAVYGISQIRINDNPIRWFNRAHPIRVADRVLNEHFGGTYMAYLTLEPGEAAGTTADYAAGLQERLREKGASLKDIPQSEKVFEELARRASVGPEATQPRAQLLDRLEKHADEQLFGAPEAQMEAWDAALSFLAKERGRDQVFKQPEVLAFIDRLKAHLLDTGIVGEVNSLSTIVKTVYRELQSGREEDYRLPDSSGGVAQTLLQYQNSHRPQDLWHFVTPDYRTSVLWLQLRSGDNRDMEKVVHAVDAFMKEHDGPGSVRLRHRWFGLTHINVVWQDRMVSGMLQAFLGSFLIVFLMMTILYRSALWGLLSMVPLTVTIALIYGAIGLIGKDYDMPVAVLSALSLGLAVDYAIHFLSRSRAIYLEHGSWADTAGPVFGEPARAITRNAIVIGVGFLPLLAAPLVPYKTVGVFIAAILLTAGLASLLILPALITLLERLLFPRTRKSMMACHCGTCFVTSLAVLAVVVINLARFLKGGWTATTWVSLVIVLILAQACYWISRTERCTEEVPVPGHGGTEDDLKQSATNEEREP, encoded by the coding sequence ATGAAGAATAATCCCGGAGGCCTCATCGCACGGTTCTGCACCCGTCACCCGCGCGCGGTGACGCTCCTGATGGTCAAGCTCGCGCTGCTGCTGGCCCTGCTGGCGGCGCTGCCGACGCTGTGGCCGGAACAGTTTACGGGGCTTGCTCCGCTGAAGGTCGATACCGATCCGGAGAACATGCTGCCGAAAGACGCGGAGGTGCGGGTCTACCACGACCGGATGAAGGAGACCATGTCGCTCAACGATATGGTCGTGGTCGGCGTCGTCAACGAACAGGATCCCGACGGGGTGTTCAATCCGGATTCGCTCCGGCGCGTGTACGAACTGACGGAGTACGCCAAAGGCCTGAGATGGCCCGCCGGTGATGCCACGAACGAAACCGTCGGCGTCGTCCCGATCGATATCATCGCACCCTCCACGGTCGACAACATCGAACAGGGTGAGCAGCCGGGTGTCGTGCGCTTTGAGTGGCTCATGCAGGAGCCGCCCGCCACGCGCGAAGAGGCGCGTGCGATCCGGGAGCGCGCGCAGGATATCCCTTTCCTCAACGGTACGCTGCTCTCGTCCGACGGTAAGGCCGTGGCGCTCTACCTGCCGCTGACCTCGAAGGATATGAGCAGCCGGGTCTACGACGCGCTGCAGGAGAAGATCGCGACGTTCGACGGCCCGGAGCAGTATCACATCACCGGTCTGCCCGTCGCCGAGGATGTCTTCGGCGTGGAGATGTTCAAACAGATGGCGATCTCCGCGCCGCTGGCCATGCTGATCATTTTTCTGCTGATGTGGTTTTTCTTCCGCAAAATCACGCTGATCATCTCGCCGATGATCGTCGCGGTCGTCTGCGTGATCATGACCATGGGACTGCTGGTGGCCACGGGCAACACGGTCCATATCATGAGTTCGATGATTCCCGTGTTCATCATGCCGATCGCGGTGCTCGACGCGGTGCATATCCTCTCCGAGTTCTTCGACCGCTACCAGGAGACACGCGACCGCGAGACGACCATCACGCGCGTCATGGATTCGCTGTTCGTGCCGATGCTCTACACCTCCATCACCACGGCGGTCGGATTCGGCTCGCTGGCGCTGGTCCCGATCCCGCCCGTGCAGGTCTTCGGCATCTTCGTCTCGTTCGGCGTGCTGATGGCCTGGCTCTGGACGATCACCTTTATTCCGGCCTACATCATGTTCCTGAAGCCCTCCTCGCTGGAAAACTTCGGCGCGGTCCATCACGGCGAGCAGGAGCATCAGGGCGCGCTCTCCCGCGTACTGCGGAAGACCGGGCGGGCCACGTTCCGCTACGCGAAACCCGTCCTCGCCGGCGTCGTCGTGCTGAGTGCCGTGGCCGTCTACGGCATCTCGCAGATACGGATCAACGACAACCCGATCCGCTGGTTTAATCGTGCCCACCCCATACGCGTCGCCGACCGCGTGCTCAACGAGCATTTCGGCGGCACCTACATGGCCTACCTCACGCTCGAACCCGGAGAGGCCGCCGGCACGACCGCCGACTACGCCGCCGGTCTGCAGGAGCGGCTCCGCGAGAAGGGGGCCTCCCTGAAAGACATTCCGCAGTCGGAGAAGGTCTTCGAGGAACTCGCGCGCAGGGCGTCCGTCGGGCCGGAGGCGACGCAGCCTCGCGCCCAGCTCCTGGACCGCCTCGAAAAGCACGCCGACGAACAGCTCTTCGGCGCACCCGAAGCGCAGATGGAGGCCTGGGACGCGGCCCTCTCGTTTCTCGCCAAAGAGCGCGGCCGCGACCAGGTCTTCAAACAGCCCGAGGTGCTGGCGTTCATAGACCGGCTCAAGGCGCACCTTCTGGACACGGGTATCGTCGGCGAAGTCAATTCGCTCTCGACCATCGTCAAGACCGTCTACCGCGAACTGCAGTCCGGCCGCGAAGAAGATTACCGCCTTCCGGATTCCTCCGGCGGCGTGGCCCAGACGCTCCTGCAGTATCAGAACAGCCACCGTCCGCAGGACCTCTGGCACTTCGTGACCCCCGACTACCGGACGTCGGTGCTCTGGCTGCAGCTCAGGAGCGGCGATAATCGTGATATGGAAAAAGTCGTGCACGCGGTCGACGCCTTCATGAAGGAACACGACGGCCCCGGGTCGGTCCGTCTCCGCCACCGCTGGTTCGGCCTTACCCATATCAACGTCGTCTGGCAGGACCGGATGGTCTCGGGCATGCTGCAGGCCTTCCTGGGGTCCTTCCTGATCGTGTTCCTCATGATGACCATCCTCTACCGCTCCGCACTGTGGGGGCTGCTTTCGATGGTGCCGCTGACGGTGACCATCGCGCTCATCTACGGGGCGATCGGGCTGATCGGCAAGGACTACGACATGCCGGTCGCGGTGCTCTCCGCGCTCAGCCTCGGACTGGCGGTCGACTACGCGATCCACTTTCTTTCGCGCAGCCGCGCAATCTATCTCGAACACGGATCCTGGGCGGATACGGCGGGGCCGGTCTTCGGAGAGCCCGCACGGGCGATCACGCGCAATGCCATCGTGATCGGCGTCGGCTTCCTGCCGCTGCTCGCGGCTCCGCTCGTGCCCTATAAGACCGTCGGTGTGTTCATCGCCGCGATCCTGCTGACCGCGGGCCTCGCGTCGCTGCTGATCCTGCCGGCGCTGATCACGCTGCTCGAGCGGCTGCTCTTCCCGCGTACACGGAAGTCAATGATGGCTTGCCACTGCGGCACCTGCTTCGTCACCAGCCTGGCGGTGCTCGCTGTCGTGGTCATCAACCTGGCCCGCTTCCTGAAAGGAGGATGGACCGCGACGACGTGGGTGAGCCTGGTGATCGTGCTCATCCTGGCCCAGGCGTGTTACTGGATCAGCCGGACCGAACGGTGTACCGAAGAGGTCCCGGTTCCCGGGCACGGGGGAACGGAAGACGACCTGAAACAGTCGGCCACAAACGAGGAGAGGGAACCATGA
- a CDS encoding outer membrane lipoprotein-sorting protein translates to MKTNLIMTAAVFCFAAAAAAADLSADEIVERAQRANYYQGDDGRARVSMTIVDKQGRERLRELIILRKDMVPAGEKDADDSFLGDQRYYAYFRRPADVRKTVFMVWKHTALDRDDDRWLYLPDLDLVKRIASSEERTSFVGTHFFYEDVSGRTAAEDTHELVETTENYYVLRHDPKEPKQVEFAYYKTWIHRESFLVVQSKYYDDRDEVYRTYTAESVETIDGHPTVVRARMSDERLGGHTTAEYSGVRYDVGLPDDIFTERYLRKAPIEYLR, encoded by the coding sequence ATGAAAACAAACCTGATTATGACGGCGGCGGTGTTCTGTTTCGCGGCCGCGGCCGCGGCCGCCGACCTGAGCGCGGATGAAATCGTGGAACGCGCGCAGCGCGCGAACTACTACCAGGGCGACGACGGACGCGCCCGGGTGTCGATGACGATCGTGGACAAGCAGGGGAGGGAGCGGCTGCGCGAGCTGATCATCCTGCGCAAGGACATGGTGCCCGCAGGGGAGAAAGACGCCGACGACTCGTTTCTCGGCGACCAGCGTTACTACGCCTACTTCCGCCGCCCCGCCGACGTCCGCAAGACGGTCTTCATGGTGTGGAAACATACCGCGCTCGACCGCGACGACGACCGCTGGCTCTACCTGCCGGATCTCGATCTGGTCAAGCGCATCGCGTCCTCGGAAGAGCGCACGAGCTTCGTGGGCACCCACTTTTTCTACGAGGACGTCTCCGGGCGCACCGCTGCGGAAGACACGCATGAGCTGGTGGAGACGACGGAGAACTACTACGTGCTCCGGCACGATCCGAAAGAACCGAAGCAGGTCGAGTTCGCCTACTACAAGACGTGGATTCACCGGGAGTCGTTCCTCGTGGTGCAGTCGAAGTATTACGACGACCGCGACGAGGTCTACCGCACGTACACGGCGGAGTCGGTCGAGACGATCGACGGCCACCCCACGGTCGTCAGGGCGCGCATGAGCGACGAGCGCCTCGGCGGACACACCACGGCCGAGTACAGCGGGGTGCGGTATGACGTCGGCCTGCCCGACGACATCTTCACCGAGCGCTACCTCCGGAAGGCGCCGATCGAGTATCTGCGATAA
- a CDS encoding DUF302 domain-containing protein, with amino-acid sequence MKNWKSLLIGLIAGAAATAALGWMMMPGMMILTHRSPYGLEKTVETLVSNYEKGGWTVQRIMNIEQSLEKQGKTGVRPVRVIKACRPDYAAEILSEPEARRVAVMMPCSIAVYEQPDGEVYVSAMNVGLVGRMFGGTIAKVMGGPVAEDEHGFTAFLRR; translated from the coding sequence ATGAAGAACTGGAAGAGTCTGTTGATCGGTTTGATCGCCGGAGCGGCGGCCACGGCGGCGCTCGGCTGGATGATGATGCCGGGGATGATGATCCTGACACACCGCAGCCCCTACGGCCTCGAGAAGACGGTCGAGACGCTGGTCTCGAACTACGAGAAGGGCGGATGGACCGTGCAGCGGATCATGAACATCGAGCAGTCGCTCGAAAAACAGGGCAAGACGGGCGTGCGTCCCGTGCGGGTCATCAAGGCCTGCCGGCCCGACTATGCCGCGGAGATCCTCAGCGAACCGGAGGCGAGGCGCGTGGCGGTCATGATGCCCTGCAGCATCGCCGTGTACGAGCAGCCGGACGGGGAGGTGTACGTTTCCGCGATGAACGTCGGTTTGGTGGGGCGCATGTTCGGTGGTACCATCGCCAAAGTGATGGGCGGCCCCGTGGCCGAAGACGAACACGGATTTACGGCGTTTCTGCGCCGATAG
- the trxA gene encoding thioredoxin — protein sequence MSEGIKDLNGENFDQAVNSGVALVDFWAPWCGPCKMQTPILESLADKVGDEVTLAKVNVDEGPEIAARYGVRSIPTLIVFKDGEVAQQFVGVKQEAELKQAIESAQ from the coding sequence ATGAGCGAAGGCATCAAGGATCTCAACGGGGAAAATTTCGACCAGGCGGTGAACAGCGGGGTTGCGCTCGTGGATTTCTGGGCGCCCTGGTGCGGCCCCTGCAAAATGCAGACGCCGATTCTGGAGTCGCTCGCGGACAAGGTCGGCGACGAGGTGACCCTCGCCAAGGTCAACGTCGATGAGGGCCCGGAGATTGCGGCGCGGTACGGCGTGCGCAGCATCCCGACGCTGATCGTCTTCAAGGACGGCGAGGTCGCCCAGCAGTTCGTGGGCGTGAAGCAGGAAGCCGAACTGAAGCAGGCGATCGAGTCCGCGCAATGA
- a CDS encoding ATP-binding cassette domain-containing protein, protein MTPPVLETRDLSLQLGESRLLDGLSVDFHEGCIHALVGPNGAGKTTLANTLMGLRGYRGHEGDILLDGTSLRGTGPDERARRGMTLAWQEPARFEGLRVERFIAAGAKDPGEGRLRAVLEEVGLDPRSYLDRAVDPSLSGGERKRIELASILAMEPRIVLMDEPDSGIDVEALNYIFKALKNLKRAGATVILITHSAEVLKHAGDAMLMCCGRLIDRGPVDKIRPYFEGRCIPCNHPNRPSLGEGGRRE, encoded by the coding sequence ATGACGCCGCCCGTTCTGGAGACGAGAGACCTGTCGCTGCAGCTCGGCGAAAGCCGTCTGCTCGACGGTCTCTCGGTCGATTTCCACGAGGGCTGCATTCACGCTCTGGTCGGCCCCAACGGTGCGGGCAAGACGACCCTTGCCAATACGCTGATGGGGCTGCGGGGGTATCGTGGACACGAGGGCGACATCCTGCTCGACGGTACCTCGCTGCGCGGGACCGGACCGGATGAACGCGCGCGCAGAGGGATGACGCTCGCCTGGCAGGAACCCGCCCGCTTCGAGGGATTGCGCGTCGAACGCTTTATTGCCGCCGGAGCGAAAGACCCCGGCGAAGGACGGCTGCGCGCCGTGCTCGAAGAGGTGGGCCTGGACCCCCGCAGCTATCTCGACCGCGCGGTCGATCCGTCGCTCAGCGGCGGCGAGCGCAAGCGGATCGAACTCGCCTCGATCCTCGCCATGGAACCGCGCATCGTCCTGATGGACGAACCCGATTCGGGGATCGATGTCGAAGCGCTGAACTACATCTTCAAGGCCCTGAAAAACCTCAAGCGCGCCGGGGCCACGGTGATTCTGATCACGCACAGCGCCGAAGTCCTCAAGCACGCCGGGGACGCGATGCTGATGTGCTGCGGCCGGCTGATCGACCGCGGGCCGGTCGATAAAATCCGACCCTACTTCGAGGGTCGATGCATTCCCTGCAACCATCCCAACCGCCCATCGCTCGGAGAAGGGGGGCGCCGTGAGTGA
- a CDS encoding SufD family Fe-S cluster assembly protein: protein MSDRDVLAALYQSIRHDPAEFGPGTARLEVHGNRVIGAHRIAGLNVDVDERDDGIAAVIRVDEGVRIEPPVHMCFGMLPEEGLQKIDLDMKIGADASVNILAHCTFPNAVNVQHLMEADIEVGPGAEYAYFERHVHGPEGGVNVVPHARVAVREGGSFKTEFELIRGRVGKMDIDYEAECEAHAVLDMLARISGRGDDCVRINEVGHLRGAHASGALTSHVALRENARARIENTLTAHAPGARGHVDCKEIVQDHAVASAVPVVEVHHPGAHITHEAAIGSVDSRQLETLLARGLTEDQATELIIEGLLSR from the coding sequence GTGAGTGACCGCGACGTACTCGCCGCGCTGTACCAGTCGATACGGCACGACCCCGCCGAATTCGGTCCCGGTACGGCCCGGCTGGAAGTGCACGGGAACCGCGTGATCGGCGCGCACCGTATTGCGGGCTTGAACGTGGACGTGGACGAGCGCGACGACGGTATCGCGGCGGTCATCCGCGTCGACGAAGGTGTGCGTATCGAACCGCCGGTGCATATGTGTTTCGGCATGCTCCCCGAAGAGGGACTGCAGAAGATCGACCTCGACATGAAGATCGGTGCGGACGCGTCCGTGAACATCCTCGCGCACTGCACCTTCCCCAACGCGGTGAACGTGCAGCACCTGATGGAAGCCGACATCGAGGTGGGGCCGGGGGCCGAGTACGCCTACTTCGAGCGCCACGTGCACGGGCCGGAGGGCGGGGTGAACGTCGTGCCGCACGCGCGCGTAGCCGTGCGCGAAGGCGGTAGTTTCAAGACCGAGTTCGAACTCATCCGCGGTCGCGTCGGGAAAATGGATATCGACTACGAGGCGGAATGCGAAGCGCATGCGGTGCTCGACATGCTCGCGCGCATCAGCGGGCGCGGCGACGACTGTGTGCGGATCAACGAAGTCGGTCATCTGCGCGGTGCGCACGCCTCCGGCGCACTCACTTCGCATGTGGCGCTGCGCGAGAACGCGCGCGCCCGGATCGAAAACACGCTGACCGCGCACGCGCCCGGTGCGAGGGGTCATGTCGACTGTAAAGAGATCGTGCAGGACCACGCCGTGGCGTCCGCGGTTCCCGTCGTGGAAGTGCATCATCCCGGCGCACACATCACGCACGAGGCGGCCATCGGAAGCGTGGATTCCCGGCAGCTCGAAACGCTTCTCGCGCGCGGCTTGACCGAGGACCAGGCGACCGAACTGATCATCGAGGGATTGCTGAGCCGTTGA
- the nrdR gene encoding transcriptional regulator NrdR, which translates to MRCPRCSEKDDKVIDSREAREGAAIRRRRECLSCGHRFTTYEEVLKAKLQVVKRDGRREALDRDKMFQSIKVACQKRHISVPRINGIVDAILNEIEAEYENEVPSTAVGEKVMMRLGRLDAVAYVRFASVYRRFRDVNQFMSEVERMLE; encoded by the coding sequence ATGCGTTGTCCCCGATGCAGTGAAAAAGACGACAAGGTGATCGACAGCCGGGAGGCGCGCGAGGGCGCCGCGATCCGGCGCCGGCGGGAGTGCCTGAGCTGCGGCCACCGCTTCACCACGTACGAGGAAGTGCTGAAGGCTAAGCTCCAGGTCGTCAAGCGCGACGGACGGCGCGAAGCGCTGGATCGCGACAAGATGTTTCAGAGCATCAAGGTCGCCTGCCAGAAGAGGCATATCAGCGTTCCCCGGATCAACGGCATCGTCGATGCCATCCTGAACGAGATCGAAGCCGAGTATGAAAACGAAGTGCCCAGCACGGCGGTGGGCGAGAAGGTCATGATGCGCCTCGGCAGGCTTGACGCCGTGGCGTATGTGCGTTTTGCTTCGGTGTACCGGCGTTTTCGAGATGTGAACCAGTTCATGAGCGAAGTCGAGCGCATGCTTGAATAA
- the lnt gene encoding apolipoprotein N-acyltransferase, which translates to MSGRRVAPAGFGRCLCFWGGAVGSGVLLAAAFPPFALPAAAWVALVPLWLVCARETPARILWAGWISALVFFLISLSWLNRVTVPGTIILSAVCALYTLPFTAVLALFYRVRPRPSAAANLAVMALGAAAWAGAEYARGVMFTGFPWNALGVSQYAQVPLIQIAAWGGVPALSALAVWVNGGVAATVLHYARNGARRTRPHVELAAGFLLMAAAFGFGWRGVMRASPSGDPVRVALVQPAIPQVREWTAPHVETIYRRLKSLSVAALRGAEPDLLIWPETALPDFARRSPRSRSFISEITTNGVPLLAGSMDLEWKGGRPVYYNSSILFDRTGAERAKYDKKHLVVFGEYVPLEKYLPFLRALSPNESDFSPGSKTVVFRGAGEVPPFSVLICFEDVFPDLSRAAVRAGARWLVNQTNDGWFEGTAASRQHLAHSVFRAVETRVPLVRCSNTGVTGAIDRFGRIHALLRSPEGEEDRPGFLTTAVLPVTDPPSTLYLEHGPWFGKSCAALAAVVLILLYIPYRRATA; encoded by the coding sequence ATGAGCGGGAGGCGAGTCGCGCCGGCCGGATTCGGCCGGTGCCTGTGTTTCTGGGGCGGTGCCGTCGGCAGCGGCGTTCTGCTCGCGGCCGCCTTCCCGCCCTTTGCGCTTCCCGCGGCCGCATGGGTGGCGCTCGTGCCGCTCTGGCTGGTCTGCGCGCGGGAGACCCCGGCGCGCATTCTCTGGGCCGGATGGATTTCCGCGCTGGTGTTCTTCCTCATTTCACTGTCGTGGCTGAACCGGGTGACGGTGCCGGGGACGATCATACTGTCCGCGGTGTGCGCCCTCTATACGCTGCCCTTCACGGCGGTTCTCGCGCTGTTCTACAGGGTGCGTCCCCGCCCGTCCGCGGCGGCCAATCTCGCGGTGATGGCGCTCGGCGCTGCGGCCTGGGCGGGAGCGGAATACGCGCGCGGCGTGATGTTCACGGGTTTTCCCTGGAACGCGCTGGGCGTAAGCCAGTATGCGCAGGTGCCCCTGATCCAGATCGCCGCCTGGGGCGGCGTCCCCGCGCTCTCGGCCCTCGCGGTGTGGGTGAACGGCGGCGTGGCCGCCACCGTGCTCCATTACGCCCGGAACGGCGCGCGGCGGACGCGTCCGCACGTGGAACTCGCCGCCGGGTTCCTGCTCATGGCCGCGGCGTTCGGATTCGGATGGCGCGGCGTGATGCGCGCCTCTCCGTCCGGGGACCCGGTGCGGGTCGCGCTCGTCCAGCCGGCGATTCCGCAGGTCCGGGAGTGGACGGCACCGCACGTCGAGACCATCTACCGCCGGCTGAAGAGTCTCTCGGTCGCCGCGCTGCGCGGGGCCGAACCCGATCTCCTGATCTGGCCGGAGACCGCGCTGCCGGATTTCGCGCGCCGGAGCCCGCGCAGCCGATCCTTCATCTCGGAGATCACGACCAACGGCGTGCCGCTGCTCGCCGGCAGCATGGACCTCGAATGGAAGGGCGGCAGACCGGTCTATTACAACAGCTCGATCCTCTTTGACCGTACCGGGGCTGAACGGGCGAAGTACGACAAGAAACACCTGGTCGTGTTCGGGGAATATGTCCCGCTGGAGAAGTACCTGCCGTTCCTGCGCGCCCTGAGTCCCAACGAGTCGGATTTCAGTCCCGGTTCGAAGACCGTGGTCTTTCGCGGGGCCGGCGAGGTACCGCCGTTTTCCGTGCTCATCTGCTTCGAGGACGTCTTTCCGGATCTGTCGCGCGCCGCGGTGCGGGCCGGGGCGCGCTGGCTCGTGAATCAGACCAACGACGGCTGGTTCGAAGGCACCGCCGCTTCACGCCAGCACCTCGCCCACAGCGTCTTCCGGGCCGTGGAGACGCGCGTCCCGCTGGTGCGCTGCTCGAACACCGGCGTGACGGGAGCGATCGACCGCTTCGGGCGTATCCACGCGCTGCTGCGGTCGCCGGAGGGCGAGGAAGACCGTCCCGGATTTCTGACGACTGCGGTGCTACCGGTGACGGATCCGCCTTCGACGCTCTACCTGGAGCACGGGCCGTGGTTTGGAAAATCGTGTGCGGCGCTCGCCGCGGTGGTGTTAATACTGCTCTATATACCCTACCGGAGGGCGACCGCGTAA
- a CDS encoding HAD family hydrolase yields MNAPDKTPKNWAAVFDVDGTMVDNAAYHEAAWIELGRRHGVPITAEYYRHHMHSRSNEVLVPQLFPERTSREAIDAVVEEKEALYRELYRPHVAPLPGLLDLIADLAREDVPVMAVTNSPPANAAFVLQALEIEETFRGCLDYTRVPEGKPAPDLYLEAARRLELPPGQCVAFEDSVSGFRSAEAAGVPYVAVTGAANPHELVHAQGALAHIEDFRGVTTEWIRRRAFGLFDPTD; encoded by the coding sequence ATGAACGCGCCGGATAAAACACCGAAGAACTGGGCCGCGGTTTTCGATGTGGACGGCACCATGGTCGACAACGCCGCCTATCACGAGGCGGCGTGGATCGAGCTGGGCCGCCGCCACGGGGTGCCGATTACGGCGGAGTACTATCGTCATCACATGCACTCGCGCAGCAACGAGGTCCTCGTGCCGCAGCTCTTTCCCGAACGCACCTCCCGCGAGGCGATCGACGCCGTGGTCGAGGAGAAGGAGGCGCTCTATCGCGAACTCTACCGGCCGCATGTCGCGCCGCTGCCCGGATTGCTCGACCTGATCGCCGATCTCGCGCGGGAGGATGTTCCCGTAATGGCGGTCACCAATTCACCGCCCGCCAACGCGGCGTTTGTGTTGCAGGCGCTGGAGATCGAGGAGACCTTCCGGGGCTGCCTCGACTATACCCGGGTGCCCGAAGGTAAACCGGCCCCCGATCTCTATCTCGAGGCGGCGCGGCGGCTCGAACTTCCTCCCGGGCAGTGCGTGGCGTTCGAGGATTCCGTATCCGGATTCCGCAGCGCCGAAGCGGCCGGAGTGCCCTATGTCGCCGTCACCGGTGCCGCGAACCCTCACGAGCTGGTCCACGCGCAGGGCGCCCTGGCGCACATCGAGGATTTTCGCGGCGTCACCACGGAGTGGATCCGGCGTCGGGCCTTCGGTCTCTTTGATCCGACCGACTAA
- a CDS encoding four helix bundle suffix domain-containing protein, whose translation MNEHFIPSHGGYKDLLTFQKSEIVYDATVKFCAVYFDRRDRTIDQMVQAARSGKQNIVEASMASGTSKEMEVKLTNVARASLEELLTDYRDFLRTRGLEEWPKDHPYVKRLQELNRTPGADYETFRRAVEHADPAIRANAIMGLIKVTSYLLGRQIQRLEQDFIKEGGLRERMTRVRLASRSGRRSP comes from the coding sequence ATGAACGAGCACTTCATTCCCTCGCATGGCGGCTACAAAGATCTCCTGACCTTCCAGAAGTCCGAAATTGTCTATGACGCCACCGTCAAGTTCTGCGCAGTGTACTTCGACCGCCGCGACCGCACCATCGATCAGATGGTGCAGGCCGCCCGCTCGGGAAAGCAGAATATCGTCGAAGCCAGTATGGCCTCCGGAACCTCGAAGGAAATGGAGGTGAAGCTGACCAATGTGGCGCGGGCAAGCCTCGAAGAACTGCTGACCGATTATCGCGATTTTCTGCGGACACGTGGACTTGAGGAGTGGCCGAAAGACCACCCTTATGTGAAGCGGTTGCAGGAGTTGAACCGGACCCCCGGGGCCGACTACGAGACCTTTCGGAGGGCGGTTGAACATGCCGATCCCGCCATTCGCGCCAATGCCATCATGGGGCTCATCAAGGTCACGAGTTATCTGTTGGGTCGCCAGATCCAGCGCCTTGAACAGGACTTCATTAAAGAGGGCGGCCTGCGTGAGCGCATGACCCGCGTCCGGCTGGCCTCCCGGTCAGGTAGGCGGAGCCCATGA